The following coding sequences lie in one Aricia agestis chromosome 10, ilAriAges1.1, whole genome shotgun sequence genomic window:
- the LOC121731374 gene encoding L-dopachrome tautomerase yellow-f2-like yields the protein MNTLSIIIALSIAATATAVTLNTNFAWKQLDFVWDSLEQRENAIKDGQFIQANNVPLGVARWKNKVFVSMPRWRKGVASALNYVDLDGAPDQPLKPYPSMADNLVPDAAEELPSNRSIISVFRVFVDVCDRLWVQDGGIADVFGARHQITNPSIAIFDLNTDQLIHRHFFTKTGNAFKENSFFGNIVVEVDKDNCDDAYAYAADIARPGIVVYSLKQDASWRVEHLYFHLEPLAGIFNVSGIDFQWTDGVLGMALSEPQPDGYRTMYFHAFSSTKEFSVSTKVLRNWKPENKRELFYEFKYLGDRGPMTQATSSFYDPESKAVFYTQVCRDGVGCWNTNKLYTVENNPLVLNDPTNFEFTADLKLDSEGTLWVLTDKLPRYFYMTLDPDVINFRIMSVKAKDVIAGTTCE from the exons ATGAATACACTAAGCATTATCATAGCTCTGTCAATAGCGGCTACCGCTACAGCAGTAACCCTCAATACTAACTTCGCCTGGAAGCAGCTAGACTTCGTTTGGGATTCTCTCGAACAGCGAGAGAATGCCATAAAAGATGGCCAGTTCATCCAAGCTAATAACGTACCTCTGGGTGTCGCCAGATGGAAGAACAAAGTATTTGTGTCTATGCCAAGATGGAGGAAAGGCGTTGCGTCTGCTTTGAACTACGTGGACCTAGATGGAGCGCCAGATCAGCCTTTGAAGCCGTACCCTAGTATGGCGGATAACCTGGTACCAGATGCTGCTGAGGAACTACCATCGAATAGATCAATAATATCGGTGTTCAGAGTCTTCGTGGATGTTTGCGACAGACTTTGGGTCCAAGACGGCGGGATAGCTGATGTGTTTG GAGCAAGACATCAAATCACAAACCCGTCTATAGCTATTTTCGACCTGAATACAGACCAGCTAATACACAGACACTTCTTCACAAAAACGGGAAACGCCTTCAAAGAAAATTCCTTCTTTGGCAATATC GTCGTAGAAGTAGACAAAGATAACTGCGATGACGCTTACGCTTATGCAGCAGATATAGCCAGACCAGGCATAGTGGTGTATAGCTTGAAGCAGGACGCGTCCTGGCGGGTTGAGCACCTCTACTTCCACTTGGAACCATTGGCTGGCATCTTCAACGTCTCTGGTATTGACTTCCAATGGACCGATGGTGTACTTGGTATGGCTTTGTCTGAACCCCAGCCAGATGG ATACAGAACCATGTATTTCCATGCATTTTCAAGCACAAAGGAGTTTTCAGTATCCACTAAAGTACTAAGGAATTGGAAACCGGAAAACAAGCGCGAACTGTTTTACGAATTCAAG TATTTAGGAGACCGTGGACCGATGACACAGGCGACATCAAGTTTCTACGATCCGGAATCTAAAGCCGTATTTTATACGCAG gTGTGCCGCGACGGTGTAGGATGTTGGAACACGAACAAACTCTACACTGTTGAGAACAATCCTCTTGTTTTGAATGATCCTACGAATTTCGAATTCACAGCGGACTTGAAA CTCGACAGCGAGGGAACTCTGTGGGTTCTGACGGACAAACTGCCGCGTTACTTCTACATGACCCTGGACCCTGATGTCATCAACTTTAGGATCATGAGCGTTAAGGCGAAGGACGTGATCGCTGGGACGACATGCGAATGA